From a single Azospirillum fermentarium genomic region:
- a CDS encoding acetoin utilization protein AcuC — MSPPVFIGGEIYRHSSYGSRHPLSIPRVSTAMDLCRAMGWLDGAVYCDGPMASVAELARFHDPAFIDAVWAAEAAQRVDPATGARFNLGRIDNPIFPEMYRRPATSAGAALLAADRLAEGPGVVYSPASGTHHARRDRASGFCYFNAPVLGILRLLDRGFRRVLYVDLDAHHGDGVEEAFAGDGRVLTISVHEDNRWPFTGKVEDRAGGTARNLPVPQGFNDSEMAYVMDHAVLPLGRAFAPEALVIQTGADALAEDPLSRLELSNHALWDAVRALVPLAPHLLVVGGGGYNPWTVGRCWAGIWAILSGHDPCGTPTPEAEDILRALTWHRAAGRNPPEHWFTTFADTPRPGPVRDAVKRVVEEVLRAP, encoded by the coding sequence ATGAGTCCGCCGGTGTTCATCGGCGGGGAGATCTACCGCCATTCCAGCTACGGCTCCCGCCACCCGCTGTCGATCCCGCGGGTGTCCACCGCCATGGACCTGTGCCGGGCCATGGGGTGGCTGGACGGGGCGGTGTACTGCGACGGGCCGATGGCGTCGGTGGCGGAGCTGGCGCGGTTCCACGACCCCGCCTTCATCGACGCGGTGTGGGCGGCGGAGGCGGCGCAGCGGGTCGATCCGGCCACGGGCGCGCGCTTCAACCTGGGCCGCATCGACAATCCCATCTTCCCCGAGATGTACCGCCGGCCCGCCACCTCCGCCGGGGCGGCGCTGCTGGCGGCCGACCGGCTGGCCGAGGGGCCGGGCGTCGTCTACAGCCCCGCCAGCGGCACCCACCACGCCCGGCGGGACCGGGCCAGCGGCTTCTGCTATTTCAACGCCCCGGTGCTGGGCATCCTGCGGCTGCTGGACCGCGGGTTCCGCCGGGTGCTCTATGTGGATCTCGACGCCCACCACGGCGACGGGGTGGAGGAGGCGTTCGCCGGCGACGGGCGCGTCCTGACCATCTCAGTGCACGAGGACAACCGCTGGCCCTTCACCGGCAAGGTGGAGGACCGGGCCGGCGGCACGGCGCGGAACCTGCCGGTGCCGCAGGGGTTCAACGACAGCGAGATGGCCTATGTGATGGACCACGCCGTGCTGCCGCTGGGCCGTGCCTTCGCGCCCGAGGCGCTGGTGATCCAGACCGGCGCCGACGCCCTGGCCGAAGACCCCTTGAGCCGGCTGGAGCTGTCCAACCATGCCCTGTGGGATGCCGTGCGGGCGCTGGTGCCGCTGGCGCCGCACTTGCTCGTGGTGGGTGGCGGCGGGTACAACCCATGGACGGTCGGGCGCTGCTGGGCCGGCATCTGGGCCATCCTGAGCGGCCACGACCCGTGCGGGACGCCGACGCCGGAGGCCGAGGACATTCTGCGGGCGCTGACGTGGCACCGGGCCGCCGGGCGCAACCCGCCGGAACACTGGTTCACCACCTTCGCCGACACCCCGCGCCCCGGCCCGGTGCGGGACGCGGTGAAACGGGTGGTGGAGGAGGTTTTGCGCGCGCCATGA
- a CDS encoding tetratricopeptide repeat-containing glycosyltransferase family protein has protein sequence MTIDSLLADAVACHRAGRAAAAAAGYAAVLARDPGHGDALHLSGVVLAQRGRFAEAVTAMAQAAALYPAADGYRGNLAAAARRLDGGALAVAVSAAADALFDRGHRPAAAALYRWAALLRPGDVAAWFNGALARGGGDGAVSGFRHALALDPGLTAAADELGGIAFAARDYHGAVGWFRRAVERGGNAAAWRRLADAVKGTGDYATACRIYERSLCLDPADAGVWFNRGVTLGDDGRREEAIAAYDRAVALDPARPGPRFNRAHRLLQAGRWPEGWRDWDARLAEAVAVPRRGRPLWRGEAMAGRTLLLYAEQGHGDGIQFSRYAPLAAARSGARVVMECPPALVRLFRRLPGVDAVYPLEQAPDFDAVAPLMSLPGLFGTTPDTVPPPVLPPVPRSAAIPPGRRRVGLVWRSGDDTGDPRRSLPPEALAPLLAVPGVDWVGLQMGPAAGTVPGLPDGTEGIADFADTAQRMAGLDLMVSVDTAAAHLAGSLGLPLWVLLRHDACWRWLEGRDDSPWYPTARLFRQTVPHAWGPVVESVAAALRAWAAS, from the coding sequence TTGACAATTGACAGTCTGCTGGCGGACGCGGTGGCCTGTCACCGCGCCGGGCGGGCGGCGGCGGCGGCGGCGGGGTACGCCGCGGTGCTGGCCCGCGACCCCGGCCACGGCGATGCGCTGCACCTGTCCGGCGTGGTGCTGGCCCAGCGGGGCCGCTTCGCCGAGGCGGTGACGGCCATGGCCCAGGCGGCGGCGCTTTATCCGGCGGCGGACGGCTACCGCGGCAATCTGGCCGCCGCGGCCCGGCGGCTGGACGGCGGCGCCCTGGCCGTGGCGGTGTCGGCGGCGGCGGACGCGCTGTTCGACCGGGGGCACAGGCCGGCGGCGGCGGCGCTGTACCGCTGGGCGGCCCTGCTGCGGCCCGGCGACGTGGCGGCGTGGTTCAACGGCGCGCTGGCCCGCGGCGGCGGTGACGGGGCGGTGTCGGGTTTTCGCCACGCCCTGGCGCTCGACCCCGGTTTGACGGCGGCGGCGGACGAGTTGGGCGGCATCGCCTTTGCCGCGCGGGACTACCACGGGGCGGTGGGCTGGTTCCGCCGCGCCGTGGAAAGGGGCGGGAACGCCGCGGCGTGGCGGCGGCTGGCCGACGCGGTGAAGGGCACCGGGGATTACGCCACGGCCTGCCGGATCTATGAACGCAGCCTGTGCCTGGACCCGGCGGACGCCGGGGTGTGGTTCAACCGGGGGGTGACGCTGGGCGACGACGGGCGGCGGGAAGAGGCCATCGCGGCCTATGACCGCGCGGTGGCGCTGGACCCTGCGCGCCCCGGCCCCCGGTTCAACCGCGCCCACCGGCTGCTCCAGGCCGGGCGCTGGCCCGAGGGCTGGCGGGATTGGGACGCCCGGCTGGCCGAGGCGGTGGCCGTGCCCCGCCGCGGCCGGCCTTTGTGGCGGGGGGAGGCGATGGCGGGCCGGACCCTGCTGCTCTATGCCGAACAGGGGCACGGCGACGGCATCCAGTTCAGCCGTTACGCCCCCCTGGCCGCCGCCCGGTCCGGCGCGCGGGTGGTGATGGAATGCCCCCCGGCCCTGGTGCGGCTGTTCCGCCGCCTGCCCGGCGTGGACGCGGTGTATCCGCTGGAACAGGCCCCGGATTTCGACGCCGTGGCCCCCCTGATGAGCCTGCCCGGCCTCTTCGGCACCACGCCGGACACCGTGCCGCCGCCGGTCTTGCCGCCCGTCCCCCGGTCGGCGGCCATCCCGCCGGGGCGGCGGCGGGTGGGGCTGGTGTGGCGCAGCGGCGACGACACCGGCGACCCGCGCCGTTCCCTGCCGCCGGAGGCCCTGGCGCCGCTGCTGGCGGTTCCGGGGGTGGACTGGGTGGGGCTGCAGATGGGGCCGGCGGCGGGGACCGTTCCCGGCCTGCCCGACGGCACCGAGGGCATTGCCGATTTCGCCGATACCGCCCAGCGCATGGCCGGGCTGGACCTGATGGTCAGCGTGGACACCGCCGCCGCCCATCTGGCCGGGTCGCTGGGGCTGCCGCTGTGGGTTCTGCTGCGGCACGACGCCTGCTGGCGCTGGCTGGAGGGGCGGGACGACAGCCCGTGGTATCCCACCGCCCGGCTGTTCCGCCAGACCGTGCCCCACGCGTGGGGGCCGGTGGTGGAGAGCGTGGCGGCGGCGCTGCGGGCGTGGGCGGCGTCATGA
- a CDS encoding electron transfer flavoprotein subunit beta/FixA family protein, whose amino-acid sequence MHIVVCIKQVPDSAQIRIHPVTNTIMRQGVPAIINPYDLFSLEEALRIKDATGARVTVLTMGPPMAEAALRKALSFGADSAVLLTDRKFAGSDTLATSYALTSAIRKLEEEEPVSIVFCGKQTVDGDTAQVGPGICTRMGLQQLTYITKIEDVDQKTNQITVQRRSEGGVQVLKTTMPCMITMLEGTNTIRFGTMDDMFRAARTPLKVWSKDDCVDDENKVGLKGSPTVVSKVFVPKPRAERAKFIEVDGGDPVALAAAAVDTVFTVQPKLAADLLGAAAAGH is encoded by the coding sequence ATGCACATCGTCGTCTGTATTAAGCAGGTGCCAGACAGCGCGCAGATCCGCATCCACCCTGTCACCAACACCATCATGCGTCAGGGTGTGCCGGCGATCATCAATCCTTACGACCTCTTCTCGCTGGAAGAGGCTCTGCGCATCAAGGACGCGACGGGTGCCCGCGTCACCGTCCTGACCATGGGTCCGCCCATGGCCGAGGCGGCGCTGCGCAAGGCCCTGTCCTTCGGTGCAGACTCCGCGGTGCTGCTGACCGACCGCAAGTTCGCCGGTTCGGACACGCTGGCCACGTCCTACGCGCTGACCTCCGCCATCCGCAAGCTGGAGGAGGAGGAGCCGGTCTCCATCGTGTTCTGCGGCAAGCAGACGGTGGACGGCGACACCGCCCAGGTCGGCCCCGGCATCTGCACCCGCATGGGCCTGCAGCAGCTGACCTACATCACCAAGATCGAAGACGTCGATCAGAAGACGAACCAGATCACGGTGCAGCGCCGCTCCGAAGGGGGCGTGCAGGTGCTGAAGACCACGATGCCCTGCATGATCACCATGCTGGAAGGCACCAACACCATCCGCTTCGGCACCATGGACGACATGTTCCGCGCCGCCCGCACCCCGCTGAAGGTGTGGAGCAAGGACGATTGCGTCGATGACGAGAACAAGGTCGGCCTGAAGGGGTCGCCCACCGTGGTGTCCAAGGTGTTCGTGCCCAAGCCGCGCGCCGAACGCGCCAAGTTCATCGAGGTGGACGGCGGCGATCCCGTGGCGCTGGCCGCTGCCGCGGTCGATACCGTCTTCACGGTCCAGCCCAAGCTGGCCGCCGACCTGCTCGGCGCCGCCGCCGCCGGCCACTGA
- a CDS encoding electron transfer flavoprotein subunit alpha/FixB family protein — MSQPSKPQGRRFQLPEHLKVYQGVWVIIEQERGQVHSVSWELVGEARKLADKLGVEVAAVVLGAEGPDLNRICGESFGFGADVVYKVTHPCLKDYRTDPYSKVMTEVVNTYKPEIVLLGATTLGRDLAGAIATTLNTGLTADCTELDIYAENRSLAATRPTFGGTLLCTIQTLAYRPQMATVRPRVMAMPDRDETRIGRVIEVTPTLVEDEIVTKVLNFIPDSAQNEAQLAFADIIVSAGKGLGKQENMKLVWDLAKVLGAEVGVSRPLVQAGWVGNDRQVGQTGKTVRPKLYIAAGISGAIQHRVGMEKSDLILAINTDPNATIFEFAHYGIVGDALKILPALTEAFAKKLSVNRLAS, encoded by the coding sequence ATGAGCCAACCGAGCAAGCCGCAAGGACGCCGTTTCCAGCTTCCCGAACACCTGAAGGTCTATCAGGGTGTGTGGGTGATCATCGAGCAGGAACGCGGACAGGTCCATTCCGTGTCGTGGGAGCTGGTGGGCGAAGCCCGCAAGCTGGCCGACAAGCTGGGGGTCGAGGTGGCGGCCGTGGTGCTGGGCGCCGAAGGCCCGGACCTGAACCGCATCTGCGGCGAGTCCTTCGGCTTCGGTGCCGACGTGGTCTACAAGGTCACGCACCCGTGCCTGAAGGACTACCGCACCGACCCCTATTCCAAGGTGATGACCGAGGTGGTCAACACCTACAAGCCGGAAATCGTTCTGCTGGGCGCCACCACGCTGGGCCGCGACCTGGCCGGCGCCATCGCCACCACGCTGAACACCGGCCTGACCGCCGACTGTACGGAACTCGACATCTACGCCGAGAACCGCAGCCTGGCGGCCACCCGCCCGACCTTCGGCGGCACGCTGCTGTGCACCATCCAGACGCTGGCCTACCGCCCGCAGATGGCCACCGTGCGGCCCCGCGTGATGGCCATGCCCGACCGTGACGAAACCCGCATCGGCCGCGTGATCGAGGTCACCCCGACCCTGGTCGAGGACGAAATCGTCACCAAGGTGCTGAACTTCATCCCCGACAGCGCCCAGAACGAAGCCCAGCTCGCCTTCGCCGACATCATCGTGTCCGCCGGCAAGGGCCTGGGCAAGCAAGAGAACATGAAGCTGGTGTGGGATCTGGCCAAGGTGCTGGGGGCCGAGGTGGGCGTGTCCCGCCCGCTGGTCCAGGCCGGCTGGGTCGGCAACGACCGTCAGGTGGGCCAGACCGGCAAGACCGTGCGGCCCAAGCTCTACATCGCCGCCGGCATCTCCGGCGCCATCCAGCATCGCGTCGGCATGGAAAAGTCCGACCTGATCCTGGCCATCAACACCGATCCCAACGCCACCATCTTCGAATTCGCCCATTACGGCATCGTGGGCGACGCGCTGAAGATCCTGCCCGCCCTGACCGAAGCCTTCGCCAAGAAGCTGTCGGTCAACCGGCTGGCAAGCTGA
- a CDS encoding FAD-dependent oxidoreductase: MVEKFDAIVIGAGPSGNAAAYTLAKAGLNVLQLERGEYPGAKNVQGGIMYSSELEKIIPDFREDCPTERHIIEQRIWLLGDDSYIGTNYRSEAFNNDAPNRYTIIRANIDKWWGEKVRGAGALQICETTVTELIRDEAGRVTGVRTDRVGGEIHADVVVMADGVNALLAKRAGFQQEAKPENVALAVKEIMFIDPQLIEQRFGIKDDEGVVIEIMGKVTKGMVGTAFLYTNKESLTIGIGCLISDFKAGNTAPYKMLEDLKNHPVIKPLVENAEMKEYAAHMIPEGGYKAVPQLYGDGWMVVGDAAHFNNAAHREGSNLAMASGRMAAETIIELKRSGRPMTTANLAAYKAKLDGSFIMKDLKKYRNLPGVMHGNKQFFTDYPDLINGAAHNLFTVDSVDKLTKEKEIMKSFAKKRSVMGLVGDAFKLVRAFR; this comes from the coding sequence ATGGTTGAGAAGTTCGACGCCATCGTCATCGGGGCCGGCCCGTCCGGCAACGCGGCGGCCTACACCTTGGCGAAGGCGGGGCTGAACGTCCTGCAGCTTGAGCGCGGGGAATATCCCGGCGCCAAGAACGTCCAGGGCGGCATCATGTATTCGTCGGAACTGGAAAAGATCATTCCGGATTTCCGCGAGGACTGCCCCACCGAGCGCCACATCATCGAACAGCGCATCTGGCTGCTGGGCGACGACAGCTACATCGGCACCAACTACCGGTCCGAAGCGTTCAACAACGACGCCCCCAACCGCTACACCATCATCCGCGCCAACATCGACAAGTGGTGGGGCGAGAAGGTGCGCGGGGCCGGTGCGCTCCAGATCTGCGAAACCACCGTCACCGAGCTGATCCGTGACGAGGCGGGCCGCGTGACCGGCGTGCGCACCGACCGCGTGGGCGGCGAGATCCACGCCGACGTGGTGGTGATGGCCGACGGCGTGAACGCGCTGCTGGCCAAGCGCGCCGGGTTCCAGCAGGAAGCCAAGCCGGAAAACGTGGCGCTGGCGGTCAAGGAGATCATGTTCATCGACCCGCAGCTCATCGAGCAGCGGTTCGGGATCAAGGACGACGAGGGCGTCGTCATCGAGATCATGGGCAAGGTCACCAAGGGCATGGTGGGCACGGCGTTCCTGTACACCAACAAGGAATCGCTGACCATCGGCATCGGCTGCCTGATCTCCGACTTCAAGGCCGGCAACACCGCGCCGTACAAGATGCTGGAGGATCTGAAGAACCACCCGGTCATCAAGCCGCTGGTGGAGAACGCCGAGATGAAGGAATACGCCGCCCACATGATCCCCGAGGGCGGGTACAAGGCGGTGCCGCAGCTCTACGGCGACGGCTGGATGGTGGTGGGCGACGCCGCCCACTTCAACAACGCCGCCCACCGCGAAGGCTCCAACCTCGCCATGGCCTCGGGCCGCATGGCGGCGGAGACCATCATCGAGCTGAAGCGGTCCGGCCGTCCGATGACCACGGCCAATCTGGCCGCCTACAAGGCGAAGCTGGACGGCAGCTTCATCATGAAGGATCTGAAGAAATACCGGAACCTGCCGGGCGTGATGCACGGCAACAAGCAGTTCTTTACCGACTACCCCGACCTCATCAACGGTGCGGCGCACAATCTCTTCACCGTGGACAGCGTGGACAAGCTGACCAAGGAGAAGGAGATCATGAAGTCCTTCGCCAAGAAGCGGTCGGTGATGGGTCTGGTGGGTGATGCGTTCAAGCTGGTGAGGGCGTTCCGATGA
- a CDS encoding ferredoxin family protein, which translates to MSHMIKVEEKLYQNRYIVDESRPHIAIKNEETCKTCETQPCTWCCPAACYSKNEAGTVTLVTDGCLECGTCRVVCQDKENVLWDYPRGGYGISYKFG; encoded by the coding sequence ATGAGCCACATGATCAAAGTCGAAGAGAAGCTGTACCAGAACCGCTACATCGTCGATGAAAGCCGTCCGCACATCGCGATCAAGAACGAGGAGACCTGCAAGACCTGCGAAACGCAGCCCTGCACGTGGTGCTGCCCCGCGGCCTGCTATTCCAAGAACGAAGCCGGCACCGTGACCCTGGTCACCGACGGCTGCCTGGAATGCGGCACCTGCCGGGTGGTGTGCCAGGACAAGGAAAATGTTCTCTGGGACTACCCGCGCGGCGGTTACGGCATCAGTTATAAGTTCGGCTGA
- a CDS encoding 3-hydroxybutyrate dehydrogenase, with amino-acid sequence MLKGKVAIVTGSTSGIGLGTARALAGAGADVMLNGFGAPDAVASLVRDIAGEHGVRVRHNGADLTRTDGVEALVGETLAAWGRIDILVNNAGIQHVAPVEDFPVERWDAVIALNLSAVFHATRLALPGMKERGWGRIVNIASAHGLVASAQKAAYVAAKHGVVGLTKVVGLETAGTGVTCNAICPGWVLTPLVQAQIDALAAARGLTTDAARAELLGAKQPSGDFVTPEQIGGFTTFLCSPSADQITGAALSIDGGWTAQ; translated from the coding sequence ATGTTGAAGGGTAAGGTCGCCATCGTCACCGGCTCCACCAGCGGTATCGGGCTGGGCACGGCCCGCGCCCTGGCCGGTGCCGGGGCCGACGTGATGCTGAACGGCTTCGGCGCGCCGGATGCGGTCGCCTCGCTGGTGCGGGACATCGCCGGGGAACACGGGGTGCGGGTGCGGCACAACGGCGCCGACCTGACCCGCACCGACGGGGTGGAAGCGCTGGTGGGGGAGACCCTGGCCGCCTGGGGGCGCATCGACATCCTGGTCAACAACGCCGGCATCCAGCATGTGGCCCCGGTGGAGGATTTCCCCGTGGAGCGCTGGGACGCGGTGATCGCGCTGAACCTGTCGGCGGTGTTCCACGCCACCCGTCTGGCCCTGCCGGGGATGAAGGAGCGCGGGTGGGGCCGCATCGTCAACATCGCGTCGGCCCACGGGCTGGTGGCCTCGGCGCAGAAGGCGGCCTATGTGGCGGCCAAGCACGGGGTGGTGGGGCTGACCAAGGTGGTGGGGCTGGAGACCGCCGGCACCGGCGTCACCTGCAACGCCATCTGCCCCGGCTGGGTGCTGACGCCGCTGGTGCAGGCGCAGATCGACGCGCTGGCCGCCGCCCGTGGCCTGACCACCGACGCCGCGCGGGCCGAATTGCTGGGCGCCAAGCAGCCGTCGGGGGATTTCGTGACGCCCGAACAGATCGGCGGCTTCACCACCTTCCTCTGTTCCCCCAGCGCCGACCAGATCACCGGGGCGGCCCTGTCGATCGACGGCGGCTGGACGGCGCAGTAA
- a CDS encoding AsmA family protein, translated as MKKILITVGAVLGGGAALLLAAPALIDWTAYKDEIAAQVSEVTGRPLELAGPIRLSLLPVPTLVVRDARLAGPPGAAEPVMARLKELDVSVALWPLLSGRIQVESVTLIEPVFVFEVLADGRFNWDFNGTRARPAIPNPAGSGLAGAISFDQVTVEQGTIVYRDAARGQTETIGGVNARVVASSITGPLQAQGSFTLRGLPMKGDVNVGRLSEGTAASLRVGMSLVDSDATVRFAGIITGAAMGGEAAPGVRLQGEVRAEGDDLARTLSVLQPVIGTAPAGAPPQPFTLKAAVEASPGTVRLSALETVVGDTHASGTASYRTGPAAPGGAPAPVPAQAEVSLSVNRLDLDGWQQRAAQKPASALPSLSALPSLGNALGGGSAGRTDRSDPAAAPDWPAFPAGVETRVDLAVESVTWNGAAVQKLRAEGTVREDAVTLERAGALLPGGTEVGLAGTVRRAENGEPAAALRLGAGTANLRGLLDWLKVDTAAVSADRLAKASMQAQVGLRPGVVEVSGLDLTVDGTRATGGVTYAAAGGNRPRPALGVQLAIDRLDADAYHLTAAASPSPSPSPAAESRPAARNGGGIARGMAPTPAPARFLDGFDAHLALSAGELTMAGVPVRGAALDATVARGTLTIRDARVDDVAGVSGRVRGTLAGILPLQGADLTVTARADNLAAAARLLPWPAAVPAPERLGPVALDGRLTGDAAALGVEVVLKAAGGTLQAGGVVRNAVHTPPGQMPDSALTVRVTHPDLSALAPLVTDGAVALGGALDLYTDMTAAGAAVTLNNIQGHALDTAVAGRVEVALDGERPRVEAALQTGGLDLERLMGGTAPASAAPSPSPAKEHETVQPLPLGWLRAADGRLSLTASSIRMGGWRLDDAALKASLSDGVLSLDPMDARFLGGRLGVSGTLSAPPGQSPTAALSLTLVGARPDGTGAAGFPFGIADGAVDASFDLTTVGGSRQAMALGMAGTGTVTVRDGRLGGVDFAVLRDRLPRVARPQDALEALTAAMKGGVTPFDTLTATVTADHGVLRTDDARMTAPLGQAAAAGSYDLLAGTVTGQVTMTPATETDAPPVTLRLSGAADAPSRSLDMAPVHAFLTRRAGGEGGAP; from the coding sequence GTGAAGAAGATCCTGATCACGGTTGGGGCGGTCCTGGGGGGTGGGGCGGCGCTGCTGCTGGCGGCGCCGGCGCTGATCGACTGGACCGCATACAAGGACGAGATCGCCGCCCAGGTGAGCGAGGTGACGGGGCGCCCGCTGGAACTGGCCGGGCCGATCCGCCTCAGCCTGTTGCCCGTGCCGACGCTGGTGGTGCGCGACGCCCGGCTGGCCGGCCCGCCGGGGGCCGCCGAGCCGGTGATGGCGCGGCTGAAGGAACTGGACGTGTCGGTGGCGCTGTGGCCGCTGCTCAGCGGGCGCATCCAGGTGGAAAGCGTCACGCTGATCGAGCCGGTCTTCGTGTTCGAGGTGCTGGCCGACGGCCGCTTCAATTGGGATTTCAACGGCACCCGCGCCCGCCCCGCCATCCCCAACCCCGCCGGCAGCGGGCTGGCCGGGGCCATCAGCTTCGATCAGGTGACGGTGGAGCAGGGCACCATCGTCTACCGCGACGCCGCCCGCGGCCAGACCGAAACCATCGGCGGGGTCAACGCGCGGGTGGTGGCCTCGTCCATCACCGGGCCGCTGCAGGCGCAAGGGTCGTTCACCCTGCGCGGCCTGCCCATGAAGGGGGACGTCAACGTCGGGCGCCTGTCCGAAGGCACCGCCGCGTCGCTGCGAGTCGGGATGTCGCTGGTGGACTCCGACGCCACCGTCCGTTTCGCCGGCATCATCACCGGGGCCGCCATGGGCGGCGAGGCCGCCCCCGGCGTGCGGCTGCAGGGCGAGGTGCGGGCCGAGGGCGACGATCTGGCGCGCACCCTGTCGGTGCTCCAACCGGTCATCGGCACCGCCCCCGCCGGGGCGCCGCCCCAGCCCTTCACCCTGAAGGCGGCGGTGGAGGCATCGCCGGGCACCGTGCGCCTGTCGGCCCTGGAAACCGTGGTGGGCGACACCCACGCCAGCGGCACGGCCTCCTACCGCACCGGCCCCGCCGCGCCCGGTGGCGCCCCGGCTCCGGTCCCGGCGCAGGCGGAGGTGTCGCTGTCGGTCAACCGTCTCGACCTGGACGGCTGGCAGCAGCGGGCGGCGCAGAAGCCGGCCTCGGCGCTGCCGTCCCTGTCCGCGCTGCCGTCGCTGGGGAACGCGCTGGGCGGCGGTTCCGCCGGCAGGACGGACCGCAGCGACCCCGCCGCGGCCCCGGACTGGCCGGCGTTCCCCGCAGGGGTGGAAACCCGCGTCGATCTGGCGGTGGAATCGGTGACCTGGAACGGGGCCGCGGTGCAGAAGCTGCGGGCCGAGGGCACGGTGAGGGAGGATGCCGTCACCCTGGAGCGGGCCGGCGCCCTGCTGCCCGGCGGGACCGAGGTGGGGCTGGCCGGCACCGTCAGGCGCGCGGAGAACGGCGAGCCGGCGGCGGCCCTGCGGCTGGGGGCCGGCACGGCCAATCTGCGCGGCCTGCTGGACTGGCTGAAGGTGGACACCGCCGCCGTGTCCGCGGACCGTCTGGCCAAGGCGTCCATGCAAGCGCAGGTGGGCCTGCGCCCCGGCGTGGTGGAGGTCAGCGGGCTCGACCTGACCGTGGACGGCACCCGCGCCACCGGCGGCGTCACCTATGCCGCCGCGGGCGGCAACCGCCCGCGCCCGGCGCTGGGCGTGCAACTGGCCATCGACCGGCTGGACGCCGATGCCTATCACCTGACCGCGGCGGCGTCCCCGTCCCCGTCCCCGTCTCCCGCGGCGGAATCGCGGCCGGCGGCGCGCAACGGCGGCGGCATCGCCCGCGGCATGGCGCCCACCCCGGCCCCGGCGCGGTTTCTGGACGGTTTCGACGCCCATCTGGCGCTGTCCGCGGGGGAGCTGACCATGGCCGGCGTGCCGGTCAGGGGGGCCGCCCTGGACGCCACCGTCGCCCGGGGCACCCTGACCATCCGGGATGCGCGGGTGGACGATGTGGCCGGTGTGTCGGGCCGGGTCCGTGGCACGCTGGCCGGGATCCTGCCGCTCCAGGGGGCGGATCTGACGGTGACGGCGCGGGCGGACAATCTGGCCGCGGCGGCGCGTCTGCTGCCGTGGCCGGCGGCGGTCCCGGCGCCCGAACGGCTGGGGCCGGTGGCGCTGGACGGGCGGCTGACCGGCGATGCCGCCGCCTTGGGCGTGGAGGTGGTGCTGAAGGCCGCCGGCGGCACGCTGCAGGCGGGCGGGGTGGTGCGCAACGCCGTCCACACGCCGCCGGGCCAGATGCCCGACTCCGCCCTGACCGTCCGGGTCACCCACCCCGACCTGTCGGCGCTGGCGCCGCTGGTGACCGATGGGGCGGTGGCGCTGGGCGGGGCGCTGGATCTCTACACCGACATGACCGCCGCGGGGGCGGCGGTGACGCTGAACAACATCCAGGGCCATGCGCTGGACACCGCCGTCGCCGGCCGGGTGGAGGTCGCCCTGGACGGCGAGCGTCCGCGGGTGGAGGCGGCGCTGCAGACCGGCGGGCTTGACCTGGAGCGGCTGATGGGTGGCACGGCGCCGGCCTCCGCCGCCCCGTCCCCGTCCCCGGCCAAGGAACACGAGACGGTGCAGCCGCTGCCGCTGGGCTGGCTGCGGGCCGCCGACGGGCGGCTGTCGCTGACCGCCTCCTCCATCCGCATGGGCGGGTGGCGTCTGGACGACGCGGCGCTGAAGGCGTCGCTGTCCGATGGCGTTCTGTCGCTCGATCCCATGGATGCCCGCTTTCTGGGCGGGCGGCTGGGGGTGAGCGGCACCCTGTCGGCACCGCCGGGGCAATCGCCCACGGCGGCGCTGTCGCTGACCCTGGTGGGCGCGCGCCCTGACGGGACGGGGGCGGCGGGCTTTCCCTTCGGCATCGCCGATGGGGCGGTGGATGCCAGCTTCGACCTGACCACCGTCGGCGGCAGCCGTCAGGCGATGGCCCTGGGCATGGCCGGCACCGGCACGGTGACGGTGCGGGACGGGCGGCTGGGCGGGGTGGATTTCGCCGTCCTGCGCGACCGGCTTCCCCGCGTGGCCCGCCCGCAGGACGCGCTGGAGGCTCTGACCGCGGCCATGAAGGGGGGCGTGACGCCGTTCGACACGCTGACCGCGACGGTCACCGCCGACCACGGCGTCCTGCGCACCGACGACGCCCGCATGACGGCACCCCTGGGGCAGGCGGCGGCGGCGGGGTCGTACGACCTGCTGGCCGGCACCGTGACCGGGCAGGTGACCATGACCCCCGCCACCGAAACCGACGCGCCGCCGGTCACCCTGCGCCTGTCGGGTGCGGCGGATGCGCCGTCGCGGTCCCTGGACATGGCCCCGGTGCATGCCTTCCTGACCCGCCGCGCGGGCGGGGAGGGGGGAGCGCCGTAA